From the genome of Nodosilinea sp. FACHB-141, one region includes:
- a CDS encoding PAS domain S-box protein, producing the protein MANLNGSTRPTCNQRTVLVLDRVYGRADIYQQLLQQHGELSYQVVAQLYDGPILDLCQTQQVDGILLESHHPDSRSFELVQHLRAQLHHQCPPIIVIGENDANVAIHAMKLGAIDYLCRSEFTVDQLQRALDAVMPCTHPVTYPRLQDRERFLAVGSDLQAIAGYDGYFRWVSPTFEQVLGWTTAEMTARPWLDFIHPDDVAPSIAAADTLLSGGEILAFENRYRHRDGTYRWLRWRCQLDAEQQVSYGTAVDISALKQSEAALDNSNDDLVEQSHVFDAMLSAISDFVYLFDRQGRFVFANQPLLDLWGLSLEDVVGKNFFDLNYPKTLAAKLQRQVEQVFTTAQPVRDEASYTSPTGISGIYEHIFTPLSDPDGSVQAVVGSTRNITERQRTATALQESEERFRLMANTVPEVIWITDAAGRVEFVNQQWRNYTGADREPTTAVEALISCVHPDDVTMTLNTFNRALGSGSLFKTEHRIRSAAGFYHWFLIQAEPYRDPQTGRIVRWFGTLVDIHDRKLAEAALSASETKYRSLFNSMDEGFCILQMIFDEQERPIDYRYIETNPVFERQSGLANALGKTIRELVPNIEPFWFDIFGRVALTGEPMRFEDQAQSMGRWFDVNAFRVGAPHERKVAVLFQDITGAKEAEARLHRAAKLDAFRVTLADALRVLSDPLEVQATACHLIGEELNASRVYYYEYNEATLMGTVHNDYRQAGEPSLVGVYHFEDFSTVHTLLRTGHPLLLADVANTTMLTPAEQAQFKELGMAAVVSIPLVKDYQLVAVFSVGQSVPRDWTALEISLIHETAERTWAAVERAQAEARLSQSEAQFRLLVTASSDTLYKMSADWSEMYSIDGQALLTGTDRPNGSWLDTYIPQGDRPRVQEAIQQAIGDKRPFELEHQVLRPDGTVGWTVSRAVPLLNEHNEIVEWFGAASDVTERKQLLEREQTARENAERANRTKDEFLAILSHELRSPLNPILGWAKLLQTNQLDAEKTRRALSTIERNAKLQTQLIDDLLDVAKILQGKLEISDIAINLASVIEASTDVVRTAVQAKAIVLHTTLADDCLVRGDSARLQQVIWNLLSNAVKFTPQGGQIELCLEAVNGCAQVTITDTGKGISREFLPQLFDSFRQEDVSITRQYGGLGLGLSIVKYLVEAHGGSIIADSPGEGQGSTFTLRLPLMTDAAVPPLEDAPLPTVIDLTGVRVLAVDDSQDSLDLITTVLSQYGAEVRGVASAHEVLPHLTNFEPDVLVCDIAMPDMDGYTLLQQIRHLPAEYGSRVPAIAVTAFAREEDRHRALANGFQQHMTKPIEPERLLLVVTELAMASRAAHSGLLE; encoded by the coding sequence ATGGCAAACCTCAATGGCTCTACGAGGCCAACCTGCAACCAGCGCACCGTTCTCGTTCTAGATCGGGTTTACGGCAGAGCCGATATCTATCAGCAGCTCTTGCAGCAGCATGGCGAACTGTCGTATCAGGTTGTAGCTCAGCTGTATGACGGCCCGATCTTAGACCTGTGTCAGACTCAGCAAGTCGATGGCATTCTTCTAGAGTCTCACCATCCCGACAGTCGCAGTTTTGAGCTAGTGCAACACCTCAGGGCTCAGCTGCACCACCAATGCCCACCGATTATTGTGATTGGCGAGAACGATGCCAATGTGGCCATACATGCGATGAAACTGGGGGCGATCGACTATCTGTGCCGCAGCGAGTTTACCGTCGATCAGCTTCAGCGGGCTCTCGATGCGGTGATGCCCTGCACCCACCCAGTCACCTACCCCAGACTGCAGGATCGAGAGCGGTTTCTTGCCGTGGGGTCAGATTTGCAGGCGATCGCCGGCTATGACGGCTATTTTCGCTGGGTGAGCCCCACCTTTGAACAGGTGCTGGGCTGGACGACCGCCGAAATGACCGCCCGCCCCTGGCTTGACTTTATCCATCCAGACGATGTCGCCCCCTCGATCGCAGCGGCAGACACCCTGCTCTCTGGCGGCGAAATTTTGGCATTTGAAAACCGCTATCGCCATCGCGATGGCACCTATCGTTGGCTGCGCTGGCGCTGTCAGCTGGACGCTGAGCAGCAGGTGAGCTACGGCACCGCCGTTGACATCAGCGCGCTCAAACAGTCTGAGGCTGCTCTCGACAACAGCAACGACGATCTAGTTGAGCAATCGCACGTTTTCGACGCCATGCTGTCGGCCATCAGCGATTTTGTCTATCTCTTCGATCGCCAGGGCCGCTTTGTGTTTGCCAACCAACCCCTGCTCGACCTGTGGGGATTGTCATTAGAAGATGTTGTCGGGAAAAACTTCTTTGACCTCAACTACCCCAAAACGTTAGCGGCCAAACTTCAGCGACAGGTTGAGCAAGTGTTCACCACCGCCCAACCCGTCAGAGATGAGGCTTCATACACCAGTCCAACCGGCATCAGTGGCATCTACGAGCACATCTTCACCCCGCTGTCTGACCCAGACGGCTCAGTGCAAGCGGTGGTGGGCTCGACCCGCAACATTACCGAACGCCAGCGCACCGCCACTGCCCTGCAAGAAAGCGAAGAACGGTTTCGTCTGATGGCCAATACGGTGCCGGAAGTAATCTGGATTACCGACGCCGCCGGTCGAGTCGAGTTTGTTAACCAGCAGTGGAGGAACTATACGGGGGCCGATCGCGAGCCAACCACAGCGGTCGAGGCTCTGATCAGCTGCGTCCATCCCGATGACGTGACCATGACGCTGAACACGTTCAACCGAGCGCTAGGGAGCGGCAGTTTGTTCAAAACTGAGCACCGCATTCGCTCAGCAGCCGGTTTCTACCACTGGTTTTTGATTCAGGCCGAACCCTACCGCGATCCGCAGACTGGCCGAATTGTGCGCTGGTTTGGCACCCTAGTTGACATCCACGATCGCAAGTTAGCCGAAGCCGCCCTAAGCGCCTCGGAGACCAAATATCGATCACTGTTCAACTCCATGGACGAAGGCTTTTGCATTTTGCAGATGATCTTCGACGAGCAAGAGCGGCCCATCGACTACCGCTACATCGAGACCAATCCCGTCTTTGAGCGGCAGTCGGGGCTAGCCAATGCCCTCGGCAAGACCATTCGCGAGCTAGTGCCCAATATTGAGCCCTTTTGGTTTGACATCTTCGGCCGAGTTGCCCTCACCGGCGAACCTATGCGCTTTGAAGACCAGGCCCAGTCAATGGGTCGATGGTTTGACGTCAACGCCTTTCGCGTCGGTGCCCCCCACGAGCGCAAAGTGGCCGTGCTCTTCCAAGACATCACCGGAGCCAAAGAGGCTGAGGCCCGACTGCATCGAGCCGCCAAACTAGACGCGTTTCGAGTCACCCTAGCCGATGCGCTGCGAGTGCTGAGCGACCCCCTTGAGGTGCAAGCCACCGCCTGCCACCTGATTGGCGAAGAGCTAAACGCCAGCCGAGTCTATTACTACGAATACAACGAAGCTACCCTCATGGGTACCGTTCACAATGACTATAGGCAAGCCGGTGAGCCCAGCCTAGTAGGGGTTTACCATTTTGAAGATTTCTCAACTGTGCATACGCTGCTGCGCACGGGGCATCCGCTGCTGCTGGCCGACGTGGCCAACACCACGATGCTTACCCCAGCAGAACAGGCTCAGTTTAAAGAGTTAGGCATGGCGGCAGTGGTCTCCATTCCCCTGGTCAAAGACTACCAGTTGGTCGCGGTGTTTAGCGTCGGTCAGTCGGTTCCCCGAGACTGGACGGCCCTTGAAATTTCGCTGATTCACGAGACCGCCGAGCGCACTTGGGCAGCCGTCGAGCGCGCCCAGGCCGAAGCGCGGTTGAGCCAAAGCGAAGCCCAGTTTCGCCTACTCGTCACCGCTAGCTCAGATACGCTCTATAAAATGAGCGCTGACTGGAGCGAGATGTACAGCATTGATGGTCAGGCTTTGCTGACTGGCACCGATCGCCCCAATGGCTCGTGGCTAGACACCTACATTCCCCAGGGCGATCGCCCGCGAGTGCAGGAGGCCATTCAGCAGGCCATTGGCGACAAGCGCCCCTTTGAGCTAGAACACCAGGTGTTGCGACCAGACGGTACCGTGGGCTGGACCGTGTCGCGGGCGGTGCCGCTACTCAACGAGCACAATGAAATCGTTGAATGGTTTGGAGCGGCCAGCGATGTCACCGAGCGCAAGCAGCTGCTAGAGCGAGAGCAGACAGCGCGAGAAAATGCGGAGCGGGCCAACCGCACCAAAGACGAGTTTTTGGCGATTCTCTCCCATGAACTCAGGTCGCCCCTCAACCCCATCTTGGGCTGGGCTAAACTGCTTCAGACTAATCAGCTCGATGCCGAAAAGACTCGTCGCGCCTTATCGACTATCGAGCGCAACGCCAAGCTGCAAACCCAGCTGATCGACGACCTGCTCGATGTAGCTAAAATTCTGCAGGGCAAGCTTGAGATTAGCGATATTGCGATCAATTTAGCCTCGGTAATTGAGGCCTCTACAGATGTGGTGAGAACCGCCGTGCAGGCCAAAGCGATCGTGCTGCACACTACCCTAGCCGACGATTGCTTAGTCAGAGGAGATAGCGCCCGCCTCCAGCAGGTGATCTGGAATCTTTTGTCTAACGCTGTCAAATTTACGCCTCAGGGCGGGCAGATCGAGCTGTGCCTCGAAGCGGTGAACGGTTGCGCCCAGGTGACCATCACCGATACCGGCAAGGGCATTAGCCGCGAGTTTTTGCCGCAGCTCTTTGACTCGTTTCGACAGGAAGATGTGTCGATTACTCGCCAGTACGGCGGGCTGGGGCTGGGGCTGTCGATCGTTAAGTACTTGGTCGAAGCCCACGGTGGCAGCATTATCGCCGATAGCCCAGGCGAGGGGCAGGGGTCAACCTTTACCCTGCGGCTGCCGCTGATGACTGATGCCGCCGTTCCGCCCCTTGAGGACGCCCCTCTGCCCACCGTTATTGACCTAACGGGGGTTAGAGTGCTGGCCGTTGACGACAGCCAAGACAGCCTTGATTTAATTACTACGGTGCTGAGTCAGTATGGGGCCGAGGTGCGAGGCGTCGCTTCGGCCCATGAGGTGTTGCCCCATTTGACCAATTTTGAGCCCGATGTCTTGGTATGTGACATCGCCATGCCCGACATGGATGGCTACACCCTGCTGCAACAGATTCGCCACTTGCCGGCCGAATATGGCAGCCGAGTACCGGCGATCGCCGTCACCGCCTTTGCCCGCGAAGAAGATCGCCACCGTGCCTTGGCCAACGGCTTTCAACAACATATGACTAAACCTATCGAGCCCGAAAGACTGCTGCTGGTGGTGACAGAACTAGCTATGGCCAGCCGTGCCGCTCACAGTGGGCTTTTAGAGTGA
- a CDS encoding DUF1176 domain-containing protein, with protein sequence MRQLNAQSIMAALVIIAIASCNTPPTPTPEASSPTPAESGAAADPNSESNLPADEVILQTVYDQVESLDLCNGFYQPEVAQAESRVYRVDDRALVELVCANAAYQSVYAYVAYQPDGSWQPLSLDVFYPDETGQFVRASEGTVGGLTTFDPDQELLTVFSKARGIGDCGSLADYRWSGGELELETFRYQECSNSPGEVVEPADYPQIYP encoded by the coding sequence GTGAGACAACTTAACGCCCAAAGCATAATGGCAGCTTTGGTGATAATTGCGATCGCCAGTTGCAATACGCCGCCAACCCCTACCCCCGAAGCATCATCTCCGACCCCAGCCGAGTCGGGCGCTGCCGCTGACCCTAATAGTGAGAGCAACCTGCCTGCAGACGAGGTGATTCTGCAAACCGTTTACGACCAAGTCGAAAGCCTCGACCTCTGCAACGGGTTTTATCAGCCCGAGGTTGCCCAGGCAGAGTCGCGGGTCTATCGGGTAGATGACCGTGCCCTAGTGGAGCTGGTCTGTGCCAACGCCGCCTACCAGTCGGTCTACGCCTACGTGGCCTACCAGCCCGATGGCTCGTGGCAGCCGCTGTCGCTCGACGTGTTTTATCCCGATGAAACCGGGCAGTTTGTGCGCGCTAGCGAGGGCACTGTAGGCGGCCTGACCACCTTTGACCCTGATCAAGAGCTACTGACGGTATTTAGCAAGGCGCGGGGCATTGGTGACTGCGGCTCGCTAGCCGACTACCGCTGGTCGGGGGGTGAGCTAGAGCTAGAAACCTTCCGCTACCAGGAATGCAGCAACTCGCCCGGGGAGGTTGTCGAGCCCGCTGACTATCCCCAGATTTATCCCTAA
- a CDS encoding AAA family ATPase, producing MLDLQQFYDACDPTQPLRGKRYYIDFSTVRGGDIVQELERKIARLARNRPTTQLFTGHIGCGKSTELFRLQDALVRRSYEVVYFESDRDLEMADVEISDILLSIAHNISEHLDKLGIATRPTYLQGLFQNLADTLRTPMEISDVSFSAGIASITASAKQSPDMRSQLRQYLEPRTRSIITAINDELLTPANDRLQEQGKNRLVVIMDNLDRIDSAPRSQGRLQSEYIFVDRGEQLRQLDCHMVYTIPLELMFSNDLVRLSNRFGTNPMVLPMVPMQDRKGNTDEAGMALLRQMVLIRAFPDFNVNQRIDAVGEVFDEMATLDRLCQVSGGHMRNLIRLLDGCLRKQDPPFLRDTLEAVIRNERDSLMGLVSDHEWDLLLQAVSRQDVQGDEDYNILVRSLFLYEYRDAQGRWFGPNPLLAETDRYRSWLAQQSRP from the coding sequence ATGCTGGATCTACAGCAGTTTTATGATGCCTGCGACCCCACCCAACCGCTGCGGGGCAAGCGCTACTACATCGACTTCTCCACCGTGCGCGGCGGCGACATTGTTCAAGAGCTAGAGCGCAAAATTGCCCGCTTGGCTCGCAACCGTCCCACTACCCAGCTATTTACCGGCCACATCGGCTGCGGCAAGTCGACAGAACTCTTTCGCCTTCAAGACGCTCTGGTGCGGCGCAGCTACGAGGTGGTCTACTTTGAGTCAGACCGCGACTTAGAGATGGCCGATGTCGAAATCTCCGACATTCTGCTTAGCATTGCCCACAACATCAGCGAGCACCTCGACAAACTTGGCATTGCTACCCGGCCCACCTACCTGCAAGGCCTGTTTCAAAACCTGGCCGACACCCTGCGCACCCCGATGGAAATCTCCGATGTGAGCTTTTCGGCAGGCATTGCCAGCATTACGGCCTCGGCCAAGCAGAGCCCCGACATGCGTAGCCAGCTCAGACAGTATCTGGAGCCGCGCACCCGCAGCATTATTACCGCCATCAACGACGAGCTGCTCACCCCCGCCAACGATCGCCTCCAAGAGCAGGGCAAAAATCGCCTGGTGGTGATTATGGATAATCTCGATCGCATCGACAGCGCCCCCCGCTCCCAGGGACGGCTTCAGTCAGAATACATTTTTGTGGATCGGGGTGAGCAGCTCAGGCAGCTCGACTGCCACATGGTCTACACCATTCCCCTAGAGCTGATGTTTTCGAATGACCTGGTGCGGCTATCGAATCGCTTTGGCACCAACCCCATGGTGCTGCCCATGGTGCCAATGCAAGACCGCAAGGGCAACACCGACGAGGCGGGCATGGCGCTGCTGCGGCAGATGGTGCTGATTCGCGCCTTCCCTGATTTCAACGTGAACCAGCGCATCGACGCGGTGGGCGAAGTCTTTGACGAGATGGCCACTCTCGATCGCCTCTGCCAAGTGAGCGGCGGCCACATGCGCAACCTAATTCGCCTGCTAGATGGCTGCCTGCGCAAGCAGGACCCACCCTTTTTGCGCGACACCCTAGAGGCGGTGATTCGCAACGAGCGCGACAGCCTGATGGGTCTAGTCAGCGACCACGAGTGGGATCTGCTGCTCCAAGCCGTCTCCCGGCAGGATGTGCAGGGCGATGAAGACTACAACATTTTGGTGCGCAGCCTGTTTTTATACGAGTACCGTGACGCCCAGGGCCGCTGGTTTGGCCCTAACCCCCTGCTGGCCGAGACCGATCGCTACCGCAGCTGGCTGGCCCAGCAGAGTCGACCATGA
- a CDS encoding ATP-binding protein translates to MSGLQRLGTSDIVAHNRAALAELKRAITLRPNRFSLVLARCNYSRLQRLMVDHLQTYTPLVERSLPTHVTTLLQALTLPLDSPLPSALMVTGLEQLENAAAVFKAANLGRNAFPQALPFPVVLWVSDRTLAVLNRHAPDFKSFAAAPIPFEYPPGELIDSLHASANDLFATMLSLGDSSPHPAEATDFQPGSTLRTELEFALADIAQTHATLGSELKASLDFLKGRDAFSRSDLDVARYHFEQSLNYWQKSTRAHPPTSPPLTPPPPTPRQKQAVLLFYLGATCRSQAILQRVVYDRMLHKAESYFTACLRIFRDLGEPDLVGKFIHALAEVQQKLGAWTALARTAQEGLTLHRQDPIRLARNHGYLAEVALAQGDAATAKTNAERALNILAIAGAVTIGSASEPDTDSSRSALAMANQYQRGWYLFLLGRVYIAQVQPEAATTLLEAAYTYTDPNTDLPLYRSILQTLQQQYYQQKKYRAAFGVKLKQRQVDTRFKLRAFIGASEIQPQEPLRGSGEGSSQALLATEIQSSGRQADVDALTDRLEQARYPLVIIHGPSGVGKSSILYAGLMPALAKSFPEGRSTLAVLVKGYRDWPDEVNQALARALQQVSETDGIPPAAPIDPIDLSDRLKRFTEQSYRQIVLIFDQFEEFFVDAVELTQRRDFYAFLLDCLNTPYIKVVLSLREDYLHHLLEIERGFDLDILNNDILSREYRYYLGNFKATDAKFLIRRLTDDAHFYLETALIDQLVADLSTPIGEVRPIELQVVGAQLQRQEINTLAEYLDLGNSPKETLVQNFLGTVVDDCGAENADLARLVLYLLTDIDRDSRPYRPQRSREDIEEEIKLRGAVYQADQLDLVLDILVGSGLVFLLPDIPIDRYQLVHDYLVSYARREPPARLLSKLRRSRALG, encoded by the coding sequence ATGAGCGGGCTTCAGCGCCTGGGCACCAGTGACATTGTGGCCCACAACCGGGCAGCTCTGGCTGAGCTTAAGCGGGCAATCACCCTCAGGCCCAATCGCTTTTCGCTGGTGCTGGCTCGGTGTAACTACTCGCGCTTGCAGCGGCTGATGGTCGATCATTTGCAGACCTATACGCCTTTGGTGGAGCGATCGCTGCCTACCCACGTCACTACTCTGCTCCAGGCCTTGACCCTGCCCCTCGATTCCCCATTACCTTCGGCGCTGATGGTGACCGGCCTAGAGCAGCTGGAAAATGCTGCGGCGGTGTTTAAAGCCGCTAACCTGGGACGCAACGCCTTTCCGCAGGCGCTGCCGTTTCCGGTGGTGCTGTGGGTGAGCGATCGCACTCTGGCCGTTCTCAACCGCCATGCTCCCGACTTTAAGAGCTTTGCCGCTGCCCCTATCCCCTTTGAATATCCCCCCGGTGAGCTGATCGACTCACTCCACGCCAGCGCTAACGACCTATTCGCCACCATGCTCTCATTGGGGGATAGCAGCCCCCACCCCGCCGAAGCTACTGACTTTCAACCGGGGTCGACCTTGCGCACAGAGCTAGAGTTTGCCCTGGCTGACATTGCCCAAACCCACGCCACCCTTGGCAGTGAGCTCAAGGCCAGCCTCGACTTTCTCAAGGGCCGCGACGCCTTTAGCCGCAGCGACCTCGACGTGGCCCGCTACCACTTCGAGCAAAGCTTGAACTACTGGCAAAAATCCACTCGTGCCCACCCCCCTACCTCCCCACCCCTAACTCCGCCACCCCCTACTCCCCGCCAAAAACAAGCCGTCCTCCTCTTCTATCTGGGAGCGACCTGTCGCAGTCAGGCGATCTTGCAGCGAGTGGTCTACGATCGCATGCTGCACAAGGCCGAGAGCTACTTCACCGCCTGCCTGCGCATTTTTCGCGACCTGGGGGAGCCCGACCTGGTGGGCAAATTTATTCACGCTCTGGCAGAGGTGCAGCAAAAACTGGGGGCCTGGACCGCCCTGGCCCGCACTGCCCAAGAGGGGCTGACCCTGCACCGCCAAGACCCCATTCGCTTGGCGCGCAACCACGGCTACCTGGCGGAGGTGGCCCTGGCCCAGGGCGATGCCGCCACTGCCAAAACCAACGCCGAGCGGGCGCTGAATATCCTGGCGATCGCAGGGGCCGTCACCATCGGTTCCGCCAGCGAACCCGATACCGATTCGTCTCGCTCTGCCCTAGCGATGGCTAATCAGTATCAGCGGGGTTGGTACCTCTTTCTGCTAGGGCGGGTCTACATTGCCCAGGTGCAGCCCGAGGCGGCCACTACCCTGCTCGAAGCGGCCTACACCTACACCGACCCCAACACCGATCTGCCCCTCTACCGCAGCATTCTGCAAACGCTGCAGCAGCAGTACTACCAGCAAAAAAAATACCGCGCCGCCTTTGGGGTCAAGCTCAAGCAGCGCCAGGTCGACACCCGCTTTAAGCTGCGCGCCTTCATTGGGGCGAGCGAAATTCAGCCCCAGGAGCCCCTGCGGGGGAGCGGCGAGGGCTCTTCCCAGGCGCTATTGGCCACCGAAATTCAGTCCTCGGGTCGCCAGGCCGATGTCGATGCCCTCACCGATCGCCTGGAACAGGCCCGCTACCCGCTGGTGATTATCCACGGGCCATCGGGAGTAGGCAAAAGCTCGATTCTCTACGCTGGGCTAATGCCCGCGTTGGCCAAGTCGTTTCCTGAGGGGCGATCGACTTTGGCAGTGCTGGTCAAGGGCTACCGCGACTGGCCCGACGAGGTCAACCAAGCTCTGGCCCGCGCCTTACAGCAGGTCAGCGAGACCGACGGCATTCCCCCGGCGGCCCCCATTGACCCCATTGACCTGAGCGATCGCCTCAAACGCTTCACCGAGCAGAGCTATCGGCAAATCGTGCTGATTTTTGATCAGTTCGAAGAATTTTTCGTCGATGCCGTAGAGCTGACCCAGCGCCGCGACTTCTACGCCTTCTTGCTCGACTGCCTCAACACGCCCTACATCAAGGTGGTGCTGTCCCTGCGCGAAGACTACCTTCACCACCTACTCGAAATTGAGCGCGGCTTTGACCTCGATATTCTCAACAACGACATTCTCAGCCGCGAATACCGCTACTACTTGGGCAATTTTAAGGCCACCGACGCCAAATTTTTAATTCGCCGCCTCACTGATGACGCCCACTTCTACCTCGAAACCGCCCTGATCGACCAGCTGGTGGCTGACCTGTCGACCCCCATCGGCGAGGTGCGCCCGATCGAACTTCAGGTGGTGGGGGCTCAGCTCCAGCGCCAGGAGATTAATACCTTGGCGGAATATCTCGACCTGGGCAACTCTCCCAAAGAAACCCTGGTGCAAAATTTTTTGGGCACCGTCGTTGACGATTGCGGCGCTGAAAATGCCGATCTGGCTCGCCTGGTGCTCTACCTGCTCACCGATATCGATCGCGACAGTCGCCCCTATCGCCCCCAACGCAGTCGAGAAGACATCGAAGAAGAGATCAAACTGCGCGGTGCCGTCTACCAGGCCGACCAGCTCGACCTGGTGCTAGATATTCTAGTGGGCTCGGGTCTGGTGTTTTTGCTGCCCGACATCCCCATCGATCGCTACCAGCTGGTGCATGACTATCTGGTCAGCTACGCTCGCCGAGAACCGCCTGCGCGTTTGCTCAGCAAGCTGCGGCGCAGCCGAGCTCTGGGGTAA
- the cysC gene encoding adenylyl-sulfate kinase, with protein sequence MATAQRGVTIWFTGLSGSGKSTIARALEAELRQRGCQLEVLDGDVVRTNLTKGLGFSKEDRDENIRRIGFVSHLLTRNGVVVLVSAISPYREARDTVRDRIGDFVEVFVDAPLSVCEDRDVKGLYKKARAGEIKQFTGIDDPYEAPLNPEVHCHTDQQSVEESVAQVIDKLEAMGYLAAAAVA encoded by the coding sequence ATGGCGACAGCGCAGCGTGGAGTAACGATCTGGTTTACGGGGTTGAGCGGGTCGGGCAAATCGACCATCGCTCGGGCTCTGGAGGCCGAACTGCGCCAGCGGGGTTGCCAGCTGGAGGTGCTCGACGGCGATGTTGTGCGCACTAACCTCACCAAGGGCCTGGGCTTTAGCAAAGAAGACCGCGATGAAAACATTCGCCGCATTGGCTTTGTGTCGCACCTACTGACCCGCAACGGCGTGGTGGTGCTGGTGTCGGCAATTTCGCCCTACCGCGAGGCACGGGATACGGTGCGCGATCGCATCGGTGACTTTGTCGAAGTGTTTGTCGATGCCCCCCTCAGCGTCTGCGAAGACCGCGACGTCAAAGGCCTCTACAAAAAAGCCCGCGCTGGCGAAATCAAGCAATTTACTGGCATTGACGACCCCTACGAAGCGCCCCTCAACCCCGAGGTGCACTGCCACACCGATCAACAATCCGTCGAAGAGAGCGTGGCCCAGGTGATCGACAAGCTCGAAGCCATGGGCTACCTGGCGGCAGCGGCGGTGGCCTAG
- a CDS encoding YihY/virulence factor BrkB family protein: MLDFFKYRVGQSAWTKLIGRTLMKWQQDDCLEMGAALAYYALFSMFPMILVSLSIVGFLIGPSTDAYNAVLHFAQEALPPDAFPLVQATLIEFHNGSTSASIVGFGILLFTSSGFFGALSRSFDKIWHTKPSHHRFDGMGEVAFIFLWRRFLAFLLVIGATSLIFVSLLSNIAIGTITKILEGVNEWVTVLAIDQVQLLSWLRLGISFVTLTLVVMVLYKTLPSTRVAWRDVWLGALLTSILWLILQQLISNSVISLGSQFRSYGVVGGVMVLMLWIYLTSQIFFLGGEFTYVYAHQFGSRKGQKKLTAKVGGQ, encoded by the coding sequence ATGCTCGATTTTTTTAAGTATCGAGTGGGGCAGTCAGCGTGGACCAAGCTGATCGGCCGCACCCTGATGAAGTGGCAGCAAGACGACTGCCTTGAGATGGGTGCCGCTCTCGCCTACTACGCCCTGTTTTCGATGTTCCCGATGATTTTGGTGTCGTTGAGCATTGTGGGTTTTCTCATTGGCCCCAGCACCGATGCCTACAACGCCGTGCTCCATTTCGCCCAAGAGGCCTTGCCCCCCGACGCCTTTCCCCTAGTGCAGGCCACCCTCATAGAGTTTCACAACGGCAGCACTAGCGCCAGCATTGTCGGTTTTGGCATTTTGTTGTTTACCTCCAGCGGTTTTTTTGGGGCCCTCAGCCGCTCCTTTGACAAAATTTGGCACACCAAGCCCAGCCACCACCGCTTTGACGGTATGGGAGAAGTGGCGTTTATCTTTTTATGGCGGCGATTTCTGGCGTTTTTGCTGGTGATTGGGGCCACCAGCCTCATCTTTGTGTCGCTGCTTTCCAACATTGCTATCGGCACTATCACCAAGATTTTGGAAGGGGTGAACGAGTGGGTGACGGTGCTGGCAATCGATCAGGTACAGCTGCTATCGTGGCTGCGGCTAGGCATCTCTTTCGTGACGCTGACGCTGGTGGTCATGGTGCTCTATAAAACTCTGCCTAGCACCCGTGTAGCTTGGCGAGATGTGTGGCTGGGGGCACTGCTCACTTCCATTCTGTGGCTAATTTTGCAGCAGCTGATCAGTAACAGTGTAATTAGCCTGGGCAGTCAGTTTCGCTCCTACGGGGTCGTAGGTGGGGTCATGGTGCTCATGCTGTGGATTTACCTCACCAGCCAAATTTTCTTTTTGGGTGGCGAGTTTACCTACGTCTACGCTCACCAATTCGGCAGCCGCAAGGGGCAGAAAAAGCTCACGGCCAAGGTAGGGGGCCAGTAA